One window of Pseudomonas oryzicola genomic DNA carries:
- a CDS encoding immunoglobulin-like domain-containing protein — protein LSNGQTITVEAGKSQGSVDFETPANDVYNNGSTISTTITGATGGNFEQLVPNPAPAQTTINDSVDTTTATLTATPSVTEGGVITYTVTLSNPAQ, from the coding sequence TTGTCCAACGGTCAGACCATTACCGTTGAAGCCGGCAAGTCCCAGGGCAGCGTCGATTTCGAAACCCCGGCGAACGACGTCTACAACAACGGCTCGACCATCAGCACCACGATTACCGGTGCGACCGGTGGTAACTTCGAGCAACTGGTGCCGAACCCAGCCCCGGCTCAGACCACGATCAACGACTCGGTCGACACCACCACCGCGACCCTGACGGCTACTCCGTCGGTGACCGAAGGTGGCGTCATCACCTACACCGTGACCCTGAGCAATCCGGCCCAG